In the genome of Chryseobacterium arthrosphaerae, one region contains:
- a CDS encoding glycogen synthase: MTIYHLSTECYPIAKVGGLADVVGALPKYQNKIKGINAKVVMPWYNKSFVYDHEFDLVFDGFIHQGPNMLQVQVMKEKSDVLGFELYMVKIPGLLDRENPYGYQDESFQFLAFQHGILHWMCAMEIRPDVLHCHDYHTGLVPFMVEHCPEFEFLKGVKTVGTIHNGEYQGMMSWNMANYMPSFDAYKWGLMDWNGLMNPLASMIKCSHAFTTVSEGYLEELFISFRGLESLVRQEFGKAYGIINGIDTEVWNPETDPMLDFNFTIKNAVAQKRKNKEKLCKEYGLKPELPLFAFIGRFATEKGADLLPDVVWRSIKQSYGALNIMILGSGNTYIENKLKEYEYTYTNFALDLGYKEHLSHKIYASADFLLMPSRVEPCGLNQMYSMRYGTVPIVRYTGGLRDTVEDISTGGAGVNFTYAGVDDVVHAMNRALGIYNQKGVMEDLIHANMNFDFAWEKSAEKYIALYNS, translated from the coding sequence ATGACGATATATCATTTAAGTACAGAATGTTATCCTATTGCAAAAGTAGGAGGGCTGGCAGATGTAGTCGGGGCGCTGCCCAAATATCAGAACAAAATAAAAGGAATAAATGCCAAGGTAGTTATGCCCTGGTACAATAAATCCTTTGTTTATGATCATGAATTTGATCTGGTTTTTGACGGATTCATTCATCAGGGCCCAAATATGCTTCAGGTTCAGGTCATGAAAGAAAAATCAGATGTTCTGGGCTTTGAACTGTATATGGTAAAGATTCCCGGGTTGCTGGACAGGGAGAATCCTTACGGCTATCAGGATGAAAGTTTCCAGTTTCTGGCCTTTCAGCATGGCATTCTGCACTGGATGTGCGCTATGGAGATTCGCCCGGATGTTCTGCACTGTCACGATTATCATACCGGATTGGTACCTTTTATGGTAGAACACTGCCCTGAATTTGAATTCCTGAAAGGTGTGAAGACAGTAGGAACCATTCACAACGGAGAATATCAGGGAATGATGAGCTGGAATATGGCGAATTATATGCCTTCTTTCGACGCTTATAAGTGGGGACTGATGGACTGGAACGGGTTGATGAATCCGCTGGCCAGCATGATCAAATGTTCCCATGCTTTTACCACCGTTTCTGAGGGCTATCTGGAAGAACTTTTTATAAGTTTCCGTGGGCTTGAAAGTCTGGTGCGTCAGGAATTCGGGAAAGCGTACGGAATTATCAACGGAATTGATACTGAAGTCTGGAATCCGGAAACCGATCCGATGCTGGATTTCAACTTTACAATTAAAAATGCCGTTGCCCAGAAGAGAAAGAACAAAGAAAAACTCTGTAAAGAATATGGTCTGAAACCAGAATTGCCTTTATTCGCCTTCATTGGAAGGTTTGCGACGGAAAAAGGAGCGGATCTGCTTCCGGATGTCGTATGGCGAAGTATCAAACAAAGCTACGGCGCTCTGAATATTATGATTCTGGGATCAGGAAATACGTATATTGAGAACAAACTGAAAGAGTATGAGTATACCTACACCAATTTTGCACTGGATCTGGGCTATAAAGAACATCTTTCCCACAAGATCTATGCCTCGGCAGACTTTCTTCTGATGCCGTCCAGAGTAGAACCGTGCGGACTCAACCAAATGTACTCGATGAGATACGGGACAGTTCCCATAGTGAGATATACCGGCGGACTCAGAGATACGGTAGAAGATATTTCGACCGGAGGGGCCGGGGTCAACTTTACCTATGCAGGAGTGGATGATGTTGTACATGCGATGAACAGGGCATTGGGAATCTATAACCAGAAAGGAGTAATGGAAGATCTTATCCACGCAAACATGAATTTTGATTTTGCATGGGAGAAATCTGCAGAAAAATACATAGCTTTATATAATAGCTGA
- the glgB gene encoding 1,4-alpha-glucan branching protein GlgB, translating to MNSVKTYTLFTDHDVYLFKEGRHYKLYGKFGAHSAEKDGVKGIYFSVWAPHAKKVSVIGNFNNWNHKDHILFPRWDESGIWEGFIEGLTWGTLYKYAIETARGEILEKSDPYALSWEQNKQAASLVSTTWYEWNDKEWMDNRWKNNSLQAPLSVYEMHLGSWVREGNAPDRFLNYRDIAGKLIPYIMEMGFTHVEFMPVMEYPYDPSWGYQITGFYAATSRFGSPQDLMYLIDELHKNGIGVILDWVPSHFPGDANGLHRFDGSYLYEHEDPRKGFHPDWKSYIFNYGRNEVKSFLISNAMFWLDRYHADGLRVDAVTSMLHLDYSRNEGEWEPNIYGGNVNLEAKTFLQEFNTAVYKEFGDNIITIAEESSDFPMLTKPVHEGGVGFGMKWMMGWMHDTLDYFKEDFVNRKFHHHKLTFASMYMYNENYMMPLSHDEVVHGKASLIYKMKGDEWQKFANLRTLYVYMYTHPGAKLLFMGDEFGQTGEWNFKQSLDWHLLKYPVHKGLQQLVKDLNHFYREEPAFYENQFDKSGFEWVEADDLENSVYVYLRKGKKRDDILMVVLNLAPNVLDYKIGIPAGTHWEVIFNSDDVQYSGSGVTSEILEERHEEWRGHHKSMTVKLPPLAGIILRQKKDKKYKLHRIKFKS from the coding sequence ATGAATTCTGTTAAAACCTATACGCTTTTCACTGATCATGATGTGTATCTTTTTAAAGAGGGTAGGCATTATAAGCTGTATGGGAAATTTGGAGCACATTCTGCAGAGAAAGATGGCGTGAAAGGAATTTATTTTTCAGTCTGGGCACCCCATGCCAAAAAGGTTTCCGTCATAGGGAATTTCAACAACTGGAATCATAAAGATCATATCCTTTTTCCAAGATGGGATGAATCCGGGATCTGGGAAGGCTTCATTGAAGGGCTTACCTGGGGTACTTTATATAAATATGCCATTGAAACTGCAAGAGGTGAGATTCTTGAAAAAAGTGATCCGTACGCACTGAGCTGGGAGCAGAATAAACAAGCCGCCTCGCTGGTCTCTACAACCTGGTATGAGTGGAACGACAAAGAATGGATGGATAACCGCTGGAAAAACAACAGCCTTCAGGCGCCCCTCTCTGTCTATGAAATGCATCTGGGTTCGTGGGTAAGAGAAGGTAATGCTCCTGACCGATTTCTGAATTACCGTGATATAGCGGGAAAACTGATACCTTATATCATGGAAATGGGCTTTACCCATGTAGAATTCATGCCTGTCATGGAATATCCTTATGATCCAAGCTGGGGATATCAGATTACCGGATTTTATGCCGCAACATCACGGTTTGGCTCACCGCAGGATCTGATGTACCTTATTGATGAACTTCATAAAAACGGGATAGGAGTGATCCTGGATTGGGTTCCTTCCCATTTTCCGGGAGATGCTAATGGACTTCACCGTTTTGACGGATCATACCTTTATGAGCATGAAGATCCCCGGAAAGGCTTTCATCCGGACTGGAAATCATATATTTTCAATTATGGAAGAAATGAAGTGAAATCTTTCCTGATTTCCAATGCTATGTTCTGGCTGGACCGTTATCATGCTGACGGCCTCCGGGTAGATGCGGTAACCTCTATGCTGCATCTGGACTATTCAAGAAATGAAGGGGAGTGGGAACCTAATATATATGGCGGAAATGTAAACCTGGAAGCCAAAACTTTTCTGCAGGAATTCAATACCGCTGTTTATAAGGAGTTTGGGGACAATATTATAACCATTGCGGAAGAAAGTTCAGATTTTCCTATGCTTACCAAACCTGTTCATGAGGGCGGAGTAGGCTTTGGAATGAAATGGATGATGGGCTGGATGCATGATACCCTTGATTATTTTAAAGAAGATTTTGTCAATAGAAAATTTCATCATCATAAGCTTACGTTTGCTTCCATGTATATGTATAATGAAAATTATATGATGCCTTTGTCCCATGATGAAGTCGTACATGGAAAAGCGAGCCTGATCTATAAAATGAAAGGCGATGAATGGCAGAAATTTGCCAACCTTCGTACCTTGTATGTATATATGTATACCCATCCGGGAGCTAAACTGCTTTTTATGGGAGATGAATTCGGGCAGACCGGGGAATGGAATTTTAAACAAAGTCTTGACTGGCACTTACTGAAATATCCAGTCCATAAAGGATTGCAGCAGCTTGTAAAGGATTTGAACCACTTTTACAGAGAAGAACCTGCCTTTTATGAAAACCAGTTTGATAAAAGCGGATTCGAGTGGGTGGAAGCAGATGACCTGGAAAACTCAGTATATGTATACCTGAGGAAAGGAAAAAAAAGAGATGATATTCTGATGGTTGTCCTGAATCTGGCACCTAATGTACTGGATTATAAGATCGGAATTCCGGCAGGAACCCATTGGGAGGTTATTTTCAATTCAGATGATGTGCAGTACAGCGGTAGTGGCGTTACCTCTGAAATACTGGAAGAAAGACACGAAGAATGGAGGGGGCATCATAAATCAATGACGGTGAAACTTCCGCCTCTGGCAGGGATTATTTTGAGACAGAAGAAAGATAAAAAGTATAAATTACACAGAATAAAATTTAAGTCATAG
- a CDS encoding alpha/beta hydrolase-fold protein, with translation MRFELYTEEKDDRPVFITGNFNSWNPKDYNYQLQPKDPGNYFIEIDDQALPDNIEYKFTKGGWENVELDQYGNITPNRKVKKTAGTVSDSIEKWRLNWGPFKEEYFPIAEVISEKFYIPQLDRYRKVWALLPHDYHTSEKSYPVLYLQDAQNLFNEGSGFGNWEIDKKLSILAEYGRGDIIIIAIEHGSEDRIKEYIFDNDNVANGSEGKKYIRFITDTLKPFVDENYRTKKDRDNTGIGGSSLGALISIYSGFLYPEVYSKLLIFSPSLWVEPNNNFPMMNFRVPFKTKIYLYGGGQEGSKMVKRIHVFEEYLKRWEKKNLFDFEFRTNINPEGTHNEFYWSQEFPRAIEWLYYDNTENPLEVKPQQQSIKN, from the coding sequence ATGAGGTTTGAACTTTATACGGAAGAAAAGGACGACAGACCGGTATTTATCACCGGAAATTTCAACAGCTGGAACCCCAAAGACTACAATTACCAACTTCAACCAAAAGACCCTGGTAATTATTTTATAGAAATTGATGATCAGGCGCTCCCGGACAATATTGAATATAAATTCACAAAAGGCGGCTGGGAAAACGTGGAGCTGGATCAATATGGAAATATCACCCCCAACAGAAAGGTAAAAAAAACTGCAGGAACGGTTTCAGACAGTATAGAAAAATGGAGATTAAACTGGGGGCCGTTCAAAGAGGAATATTTCCCCATAGCAGAGGTTATTTCCGAAAAATTTTACATCCCTCAGCTTGACCGCTACCGGAAAGTATGGGCACTGCTTCCCCACGATTATCACACTTCAGAAAAAAGCTACCCGGTTTTATACCTCCAGGACGCCCAGAACCTTTTCAATGAAGGCAGTGGTTTCGGCAACTGGGAGATTGATAAAAAGCTGTCTATCCTTGCAGAATACGGCCGTGGAGACATCATTATCATTGCGATAGAACATGGAAGTGAAGACAGGATCAAAGAGTATATTTTCGACAATGATAATGTAGCCAATGGTTCTGAGGGCAAAAAGTATATCCGTTTTATTACAGACACCCTGAAACCTTTTGTGGATGAAAACTACCGTACCAAAAAGGACCGTGACAATACGGGGATCGGGGGAAGCTCACTGGGCGCTCTCATCAGCATCTACAGCGGTTTCCTTTACCCTGAAGTCTATTCCAAATTACTGATCTTCTCACCGTCTCTATGGGTAGAACCGAACAATAATTTCCCGATGATGAATTTCAGAGTTCCTTTCAAAACAAAAATTTACCTGTATGGCGGCGGCCAGGAAGGATCTAAAATGGTCAAAAGAATTCACGTTTTTGAAGAATATCTGAAAAGATGGGAAAAGAAAAACCTTTTTGATTTCGAGTTCAGGACCAATATCAACCCGGAAGGCACCCATAATGAATTCTATTGGTCTCAGGAATTCCCGAGGGCCATTGAATGGCTGTATTACGACAATACAGAAAATCCTCTTGAAGTAAAACCCCAGCAACAAAGCATTAAGAATTAA
- a CDS encoding leucyl aminopeptidase family protein, with translation MKLINKKNKNYTQVFHVFTEEEWSRTSKNFNKNIAAFFTGKKHEVFVNAHEEGITYFIGLGKSALQNFEIQQVAVKFSQTQKEKLQAVPTLLLADFMNEKQFEEFVKGLLIGTYHYPFEKNHAFWNTRFELHFENLSQKKLDHIIQKAEALSGGQIVCQEWLNKPANLKKPDIFNLYLKNLAKKYELKYTVFNRKKCEELGLGAYLAVNQGSAYDAAFTILEYKTTVKNAKTYGLVGKCVLFDTGGISIKNSANLHYMKSDMGGATAVLGTLIYAAEMKLPVNIVAILPITDNAVSEKALLPSDVITAYNGKTIEVLDTDAEGRLILADGLSYLSRNYKTDYLIDLATLTGSSVRMFGDTCGAMFSNNEELKNILIKTGDHTNQRLWNLPLWDIWKEDIRSDVADMKNISMKPIGDCIIAAKFLEQFIENHPKWAHLDIAGVAFGNVGYAKEKAATGYGVQLLVDLIENYH, from the coding sequence ATGAAATTAATCAATAAAAAAAATAAAAACTACACCCAGGTTTTTCACGTATTCACTGAAGAAGAATGGTCCAGGACAAGTAAAAACTTCAACAAAAATATCGCTGCTTTTTTCACAGGAAAAAAACATGAAGTTTTTGTCAATGCCCACGAAGAAGGGATTACTTATTTTATCGGACTCGGAAAGTCAGCCTTACAGAATTTTGAAATACAGCAGGTTGCAGTAAAATTCTCACAGACTCAGAAAGAAAAACTACAGGCGGTACCCACACTGCTACTGGCAGATTTCATGAATGAAAAACAATTTGAAGAATTTGTGAAAGGTTTGCTTATCGGAACTTACCACTACCCTTTTGAAAAAAATCATGCTTTCTGGAACACAAGGTTCGAACTTCATTTTGAAAATTTAAGCCAGAAAAAACTGGATCATATCATTCAGAAAGCTGAAGCTTTAAGCGGTGGGCAGATCGTCTGCCAGGAATGGCTGAATAAACCTGCCAATCTGAAGAAACCTGATATTTTTAATTTATATCTTAAAAATTTAGCAAAAAAATATGAGTTAAAATATACTGTATTCAACAGAAAGAAATGTGAGGAGCTTGGCCTTGGAGCGTATCTTGCCGTTAACCAGGGAAGTGCTTATGATGCAGCTTTTACGATCTTGGAATATAAAACAACCGTTAAAAATGCCAAAACCTACGGTCTGGTAGGAAAATGTGTGTTATTTGATACCGGAGGAATTTCAATAAAGAATTCTGCCAATCTGCATTATATGAAGTCAGACATGGGTGGAGCTACAGCAGTACTTGGAACCCTTATTTATGCTGCAGAAATGAAACTTCCGGTGAATATTGTTGCCATTCTTCCGATTACCGATAATGCTGTTTCTGAAAAAGCGCTGCTTCCAAGTGACGTTATTACCGCCTATAACGGAAAAACCATTGAAGTACTTGACACCGACGCTGAAGGCAGACTGATTCTTGCCGACGGGCTTTCCTATCTTTCCAGAAATTACAAAACAGATTACCTTATTGACCTGGCTACTCTGACGGGAAGCTCGGTCCGCATGTTCGGGGATACCTGCGGGGCAATGTTCTCCAATAATGAAGAACTGAAAAATATACTGATAAAAACCGGCGACCATACCAATCAAAGGCTTTGGAATCTTCCGTTATGGGATATCTGGAAAGAAGATATACGGTCTGACGTTGCCGATATGAAAAACATATCAATGAAGCCCATCGGAGATTGTATCATTGCGGCCAAATTCCTGGAGCAATTCATTGAAAACCACCCTAAATGGGCACATCTTGATATAGCCGGAGTGGCTTTCGGAAATGTAGGATACGCCAAAGAAAAAGCAGCAACCGGATATGGAGTTCAATTACTCGTGGATTTAATCGAAAATTATCACTAA
- a CDS encoding ATP-grasp domain-containing protein, producing MEKKTIVCISCYYKGYDFMDEMKQLGNNIILVTSENLKEKNWPWHAIDEVFYMPELKPSVWNLEHLIQGFSHLMKSRKVDAVVALDDYDVEKAALIRETFRIPGMGQTTHRYFRDKLAMRQKAKDSGINVPEFTAVFNDDEVNSFAERVPAPWVLKPRSEASASGIKKITSKEQLHEALDILGEERHLFLLESFKQGDVYHVDSLTFHKEIVFTSASRYLAPPMQVSHEGGVFRSKTLGRYSEEFKALEEINAKVLSSFGLLNGATHTEFIRGKEDGKWYFLETSSRVGGAHIPDLVEASSGINIWREWARIEDALLRGNNYSVSPPTGYYAGLIVALIKEKEPDYSSFESEEVVKFLPIDYHVGIVYRSNDDAIVQEKLDSAAEKIQTEMLNILPPKSSKLSS from the coding sequence ATGGAGAAGAAAACAATTGTATGTATTTCCTGCTACTACAAGGGCTATGACTTTATGGACGAAATGAAGCAGCTGGGGAATAACATCATTTTGGTAACATCAGAAAACCTTAAAGAAAAAAACTGGCCCTGGCATGCCATTGACGAGGTATTTTATATGCCGGAACTCAAACCGTCCGTATGGAACCTGGAACACCTGATCCAGGGATTTTCACATCTCATGAAAAGCAGAAAAGTGGACGCCGTAGTGGCGCTCGATGATTATGATGTAGAAAAAGCGGCACTGATCAGGGAAACATTTCGTATTCCGGGAATGGGCCAGACTACCCACCGCTATTTCAGAGATAAACTGGCTATGCGTCAGAAAGCCAAAGATTCAGGGATCAATGTGCCGGAATTTACAGCAGTATTCAATGATGATGAGGTGAACAGCTTTGCAGAACGGGTACCGGCTCCATGGGTACTGAAACCCCGATCGGAAGCTTCAGCATCAGGAATTAAAAAAATCACTTCCAAAGAACAGCTTCATGAAGCGCTGGATATTCTTGGCGAAGAACGTCATCTGTTTTTACTGGAAAGCTTTAAACAGGGGGATGTTTACCATGTAGACAGCCTTACCTTCCATAAAGAAATTGTATTTACTTCCGCTTCCAGATATCTGGCACCTCCCATGCAGGTTTCTCATGAAGGTGGTGTTTTCCGGTCTAAAACACTGGGAAGATATTCTGAAGAATTCAAAGCACTGGAAGAGATCAATGCCAAAGTACTTTCAAGCTTCGGATTACTCAACGGAGCTACCCATACAGAATTTATCCGTGGAAAAGAAGACGGAAAATGGTATTTCCTCGAAACTTCCTCACGGGTTGGCGGGGCTCATATTCCCGATCTGGTGGAGGCCTCAAGCGGCATCAATATCTGGAGAGAATGGGCCAGAATTGAAGACGCTCTATTGAGAGGAAACAACTACAGTGTTTCACCTCCTACAGGATATTATGCAGGGTTAATTGTTGCCCTGATCAAGGAAAAAGAACCGGATTACAGCAGTTTTGAATCTGAAGAGGTGGTAAAATTTCTTCCTATAGATTATCACGTCGGGATTGTTTACAGATCCAATGATGATGCTATTGTACAGGAAAAACTGGACAGTGCCGCTGAAAAGATCCAGACTGAAATGCTGAATATCTTACCTCCCAAAAGCAGCAAACTAAGCAGTTAA
- a CDS encoding alpha/beta hydrolase-fold protein gives MPHIEHTDYYSNILGTSLKVEVTGHYGYPIIMFPTSQGQYTQNHDFHLNGSINWFVEQGKVKLYNIQTIDAWSFYDENISPQQRIRNYERYVQFLIQEFVPYIQKLHKTHRVAVAGASFGGYHAANFAFRFPDVVSHVICMSGAFSIRNFMNGYSDELVYFNCPREFVRNDEAWKYKHMHIVLSTSDQDICKDKNIEMAEILRVKGIDFWYDERKWIGHDWPLWRMVFPTFIGAYFS, from the coding sequence ATGCCTCACATAGAACATACAGATTATTATTCAAATATATTGGGAACAAGTCTCAAGGTAGAGGTAACCGGACATTACGGCTATCCTATTATCATGTTTCCTACCTCTCAGGGACAATACACCCAGAACCATGATTTTCACCTTAACGGAAGTATCAACTGGTTTGTAGAACAGGGAAAGGTAAAACTTTACAACATTCAGACCATTGATGCATGGAGCTTTTATGATGAAAATATATCTCCGCAGCAGCGTATAAGAAACTATGAACGGTATGTACAGTTTCTGATCCAGGAATTTGTACCTTATATTCAGAAGCTTCACAAAACGCATCGTGTTGCAGTAGCCGGAGCCAGTTTCGGGGGATATCATGCTGCGAATTTTGCCTTCAGGTTTCCTGACGTTGTTTCCCATGTGATCTGCATGTCAGGAGCATTCAGCATCAGGAATTTTATGAACGGATATTCTGATGAGCTGGTGTACTTCAACTGTCCGAGAGAATTTGTAAGAAATGATGAAGCCTGGAAATATAAACATATGCATATCGTATTGAGCACCTCCGATCAGGATATCTGTAAAGATAAAAACATTGAAATGGCAGAAATCTTACGGGTAAAAGGAATTGACTTCTGGTATGATGAAAGAAAATGGATCGGACATGACTGGCCTTTGTGGAGAATGGTATTTCCAACGTTCATTGGGGCTTATTTCTCTTAG